The genomic DNA CTAACTTTGTACAAATGCTGGCGATTTTCCTGATCCCCGCCGCGCTGTGCTTCGCCTTTGGCGATGCTGTCGGCGATCGGGGTCAGGGGCGCACCCTGCTGTGGGCGATGTCGATCATTTTCGTCGTTGCCGTGGCAGTGGTGATGTGGGCGGAAACACAGGGCAACCCGCACCTGATGGCGCTGGGCGCGGACAGCAATATCAATATGGAAGGCAAAGAGAGTCGCTTTGGCATCCTCGCCAGCAGCCTGTTTGCGGTAATAACCACTGCGGCCTCTTGTGGAGCGGTGAACGCGATGCACGACTCCTTTACCGCATTGGGCGGCATGGTGCCGATGTGGCTGATGCAGATTGGTGAAGTGGTGTTCGGCGGTGTCGGCTCCGGGCTGTACGGCATGCTGCTGTTTGTGCTGCTGGCGGTGTTTATCGCCGGGCTGATGATCGGCCGCACGCCGGAATACCTCGGTAAAAAAATCGACGTGCGCGAAATGAAAATGACCGCGCTGGCGATTCTGGTCACGCCGACGCTGGTCCTGCTCGGTACGGCGCTGGCGATGATGACCGACGCCGGACGCAGCGGCATGCTCAACCCTGGCACGCACGGTTTCAGCGAAGTGTTGTACGCCGTCTCCTCTGCGGCCAACAACAATGGCAGCGCCTTTGCCGGTCTGAGCGCCAACACACCATTCTGGAACTGCCTGCTGGCCTTCTGCATGTTCTTCGGACGTTTTGCCATCATCGTGCCGGTCATGGCGATTGCCGGTTCGCTGGTGACGAAAAAAATACAACCTGCCAGCACCGGGACGCTGCCGACGCACGGCGCACTTTTCGTGGGGTTGCTGATCGGCACCGTTTTATTAGTCGGCGCGCTGACCTTCATTCCCGCGCTGGCGCTGGGGCCGGTCGCTGAACATCTCTCGTTATTTTAAGTCGTACGGAGCCTTATTTTATGAGTCGCAAACCCATGGCCCTGTTTGAACCCTCGCTGGTCCGCCAGGCGCTGATCGATTCTGTTAAAAAACTAAGTCCTGACATTCAGTGGCGCAATCCTGTGATGTTTATCGTCTGGATCGGCAGCGTACTGACGACCGTGCTGGCGATCGCCATGGCCACCGGTCACCTCACCGGCGATGCCTTCTTTACCGGCGCTGTCAGCCTGTGGTTGTGGTTTACCGTGCTGTTCGCCAACTTTGCGGAAGCGATGGCGGAAGGCCGCAGCAAGGCGCAGGCCAACAGCCTGCGTGGCGTGAAGAAAACGGCGTTCGCCCGTAAGCTGCGCGCGCCGCACCATGGCGCTCAGGTTGATCACGTTCCGGCGGACGAGTTACGTAAAGGCGACGTGGTACTGGTCGAGGCCGGGGATATTATCCCCTGCGATGGCGAAGTGATCGAAGGCGGCGCGTCCGTTGACGAGAGCGCCATCACCGGGGAATCGGCGCCAGTGATCCGCGAATCCGGCGGCGACTTCGCCTCGGTGACCGGCGGCACGCGCATTCTTTCCGACTGGCTGGTGGTGCAGTGCAGCGTTAACCCGGGCGAAACCTTCCTCGACAGAATGATCGCCATGGTTGAAGGCGCCCAGCGTCGCAAAACGCCGAACGAGATCGCGCTGACCATTTTGCTGGTGGCGCTGACCATCGTCTTCCTGCTGGCGACCGCCACTATCTGGCCCTTCTCCACCTGGGGCGGCGCGGCGGTCAGCGTGACCGTGCTGGTGGCGCTGCTGGTGTGTCTGATCCCGACCACCATCGGCGGTCTGCTGTCGGCGATTGGCGTCGCCGGGATGAGCCGGATGCTCGGTGCGAATGTGATAGCTACCAGCGGTCGCGCCGTGGAAGCCGCCGGTGACGTCGACGTTCTGTTGCTGGATAAAACCGGCACCATTACCCTCGGCAACCGTCAGGCTTCTGATTTTCTGCCCACCAGAGGCACCGATGAACGCACGCTGGCCGATGCCGCGCAACTGGCGTCGCTGGCGGATGAGACACCAGAAGGCCGCAGCATTGTGGTGCTCGCCAAACAGCGCTTTAACCTGCGCGAGCGCGACGTGCAACAACTGCATGCCACGTTCGTGCCCTTCACCGCCCAGACGCGGATGAGCGGCATTAACATCGACAACCGGATGATCCGCAAAGGCTCTGTTGATGCGATTCGCCGCCACGTTGAAGCCAACAACGGCCACTTCCCGGCGGACGTTGACCAACTGGTGGAAAGTGTCGCACGCCAGGGCGCCACACCGCTGGTGGTGGTGGAAGGCGCGAATGTCCTCGGCGTTATCGCCCTGAAAGACATCGTAAAAGGCGGCATTAAAGAGCGTTTTGCCCAGTTGCGCAAAATGGGTATTAAAACGGTGATGATCACCGGCGACAACCGGCTGACGGCTGCCGCTATCGCTGCCGAAGCCGGGGTGGATGATTTCCTCGCCGAAGCCACGCCGGAGGCCAAGCTGGCGCTGATTCGCCAGTATCAGGCGGAAGGACGACTGGTAGCGATGACCGGTGACGGCACCAACGATGCGCCAGCGCTGGCACAGGCCGATGTGGCGGTGGCGATGAACTCCGGGACTCAGGCGGCGAAAGAAGCGGGCAACATGGTGGATCTCGACTCCAACCCCACCAAGCTGATTGAAGTCGTACACATCGGGAAACAGATGCTGATGACCCGCGGTTCGTTAACCACATTCAGTATTGCCAACGACGTGGCGAAATACTTCGCCATTATTCCGGCAGCATTCGCGGTAACGTATCCGCAACTGGGCGTGCTGAACGTGATGCATCTGCACTCTCCGGCGTCGGCGATTTTAAGCGCGGTGATCTTTAACGCGCTGATCATCGTGTTCCTGATCCCGCTGGCGCTGAAAGGGGTGAGTTACAAGCCGCTGACCGCCTCAGCGATGCTGCGCCGTAACCTGTGGATTTACGGCCTCGGCGGCCTGCTGGTGCCGTTTGTTGGCATCAAAATTATCGATCTTCTGTTAACCCTGCTGGGTCTGGTGTGAGGAAATAACCATGTCATTAATACGACCGGCTTTTGTTTTACTGATTTTTCTGACGCTGGTCACTGGCGGACTCTACCCGCTGCTGACCACCGCCCTGGGTCAGTGGTGGTTTCAGGATCAGGCCACCGGTTCATTGATCCGTCAGGGTGATGCTCTGCGCGGCTCGCGTCTGATTGGTCAGAATTTCACCTCGCCGGGCTATTTCCACGGGCGTCCGTCCGCCACGGCAGAGACACCTGATAACCCGATGGCCTCTGGCGGCAGCAATCTGGCGGTCAGCAACCCGGCACAGGATAGCGCCATCGCCGACCGCGTTAAGGCACTGCGTCTCGCCAACCCGAACGCCGCAGCTCAGGTACCGGTAGAACTGGTCACCGCCTCCGCCAGCGGGCTGGACAGCCAGCTCACCCCTGAAGCGGTACTGTGGCAGGTACCGCGTGTCGCTCACGCGCGTCACCTTTCCGCAGAGCAAATCACGAAACTGGTGAGGAGCATGACCGAAGAACCGCCGGTCGGCGTTCTGGGGCAATCTGTGGTAAATATTAATGAGCTGAATATGGCACTGGATGCCCTGAAGGAAGAGTGAAATGACCGAAGAGCCGCTGCGCCCGGATCCCGACCGGTTACTGGAACAGACCGCCTCCCCCCATCGCGGTAAGCTGAAGATCTTCTTTGGCGCCTGCGCCGGGGTGGGGAAAACCTATGCCATGCTGGCAGAGGCGCAACGACTGCGGGCGCAGGGGCTGGACATTTTAACTGGCGTCGTGGAAACCCACGGCCGCAAAGAAACCGCGGCTATGCTGACAGGACTGGCGACGCAACCGTTAAAGCGCATCGCTTACCGCGGGCGCTATGTCCTTGAATTCGATCTTGACGCCGCCCTTGCGCGGCGTCCGGCGTTAATTCTGATGGATGAACTGGCTCACAGTAACGCGCCGGGCTCCCGTCATCCGAAACGCTGGCAGGATGTAGAAGAGCTGCTGGAAGCCGGTATCGACGTCTTTACCACTGTTAATGTTCAGCATCTGGAAAGCCTCAACGATGTGGTCAGCGGCGTGACCGGCATTCAGGTGCGCGAAACGGTGCCTGACCCGTTCTTTGATGCCGCCGATGAAGTGGTGCTGGTCGACTTACCGCCGGACGATCTGCGTCAGCGCCTGAATGAAGGCAAAGTGTATATCGGTGGTCAGGCGGAACGGGCGATTGAAAATTTCTTTCGCAAAGGCAACCTGATTGCCCTGCGCGAGCTGGCGCTGCGCCGTACCGCCGATCGCGTCGACGATCAAATGCGTGCCTGGCGCGACAGACAAGGGCAGGAAAAAGTCTGGCACACCCGCGACGCCATCCTGCTGTGCATCGGCCATAACACCGGCAGCGAAAAACTGGTGCGCACCGCGGCGCGGCTGGCGGCGAAACTTGGCAGCGTCTGGCATGCAGTGTATGTCGAAACCCCTGCCCTGCACCGTCTGCCGGAAGAGCAGCGGCGGGCGATCCTCAGCGCGCTAACGCTGGCGCAAGAGCTGGGAGCGGAAACCGCTACACTTTCTGATCCTTCTGAAGACCGCGCCGTACTGCGCTACGCCCGCGAGCATAATCTTGGCAAAATCGTTATTGGCCGCTACAGCAAACGCCGCTGGTTTAACCGTAGCGGTTTTGCCGACCGGCTCGCCGCCCATGCGCCGGATCTGGATCTGATGGTCGTGGCGCTGGACGAAAAGCCCGCGAATCTGCCGTCTCGCGCCAGCGATACCCGCCCCTGGCGGGAGAAATGGCGGGTACAGCTGCGCGGTTGCGCGGTGGCGGTGGCCCTCTGCGCCATTATCACGCTGGTGGCGTCGCAGTGGCTGACAGCGTTTGATGCCACGAACCTGGTGATGATTTACCTGCTGGGCGTGGTGCTCGTCGCCCTGTTTTTCGGTCGCTGGCCCTCGGTGCTGGCGACTGTCATCAACGTCATGAGCTTTGACATCTTCTTTGTAGCGCCCAGGGGCACGCTGGCAGTCTCGGATGTGCAGTACCTGCTGACCTTCGGCGTGATGCTGACCGTCGGGCTGGTGATCGGTAACCTGACGGCGGGCGTTCGCTATCAGGCACGCATCGCCCGTTATCGCGAACAGCGCACCCGTCATTTGTATGAGATGTCGAAAGCGCTCGCCGTTGGTCGTAGCGTGACGGACATCGCCGTCACCAGCGAGCAATTTATTCAGTCCACTTTTGATGCCCGCAGCCAGGTGCTGCTGCCGGATGCGAACGGAAAAATCGTCCCACTGACGCAGCAACAGGGCATGACGCCATGGGACAGCGCCATCGCACGCTGGAGCTTTGACAAAGGGCAGCCTGCCGGGGCCGGTACCGATACCCTGCCCGGCGTGCCGTATCAGATTTTACCGCTCATCAGCGCCGACAAAACTCACGGGCTGGTCGTGGTCGAGCCGAGCAATCTGCGCCAATTGATGATCCCGGAACAGCAACGTCTGCTGGAGACCTTTACCCTGCTGGTGGCAAACGCGCTGGAGCGGCTGGCGCTGACCGCCAGCGAAGAGCAGGCCCGCCTCGCCAGCGAGCGCGAAAGTATTCGCAACTCGCTGCTGGCGGCGTTGTCGCACGATTTACGCACCCCGCTGACGGTGCTGTTTGGTCAGGCGGAGATCCTGACGCTGGATCTCGCCAGTGAAGGTTCAAAACATGCGCCGCAGGCTAATGAAATCCGCCAGCATGTGCTGAACACCACCCGGCTGGTAAACAACCTGCTCGACATGGCGCGCATCCAGTCCGGCGGCTTTAACCTGCGCAAAGAGTGGCTGACGCTGGAAGAAGTGGTCGGCAGTGCGCTAAAAACGCTGGAACCGGGTCTCGGCGGGCGTCATATCAACCTTTCCCTACCCGATCCGCTGATGCTGGTTCACGTCGACGGGTCGCTGTTTGAGCGCGTACTGATTAACCTGCTGGAAAACGCAGTCAAATATGCCGGGCATCATGCACACATCGGTATTACGGCAAAAACCGACAATGACAAGTTGCTGTTGGACGTTTGGGACGATGGCCCTGGTATTCCCGAGGGTCAGGAGAAGGCCATTTTTGGCAAGTTTGCCCGCGGCACGAAAGAGTCTGCGATCCCCGGCGTCGGGCTCGGACTGGCTATCTGCCAGGCGATTGTCGAGGTGCATGGTGGCACCATTTCAGCGTGGAACCGCCCTGAAGGTGGTGCCTGTTTCCGTGTTACACTTCCACTGGAGTCCCCTCCCGAACTGGACGATTTTCAGGAAGAACTGTGATTAACGTACTCATTGTTGAAGATGAACAGGCTATCCGTCGCTTTCTGCGCACCGCGCTGGAAGCCGAGAACATGCGCGTATTTGAGGCTGACACTTTACAGCGTGGTCTGATTGAAGCAGCAACCCGCAAGCCGGATCTGGTGATCCTCGATCTCGGCCTGCCGGATGGTGACGGTATCGACTTTATCCGTGACCTGCGCCAGTGGAGTCAGATCCCGGTGATTGTCTTGTCAGCCAGGGTGGAAGAGACGGACAAAATCGCTGCGCTGGATGCCGGAGCCGATGATTATCTCAGTAAGCCGTTTGGCGTCGGGGAATTGCAGGCGCGTCTGCGCGTGGCGCTGCGTCGTCATGCCGGGGGGCAACAGAGCGAGCCGTTGATTCACTTTGCCGATGTCGAGGTTGATCTGGTCTCACGGCATATTGTTCGGGGCAGCGAAGAAATTCATCTCACCCCGATTGAGTTTCGTTTGCTTGCGGTTTTACTCAATAACCCGGGAAAAGTACTGACCCAGCGCCAGCTGTTAAATCAGGTCTGGGGACCAAATGCGATTGAACATAGCCATTATTTGCGTATTTATATGGGTCACCTGAGACAGAAACTGGAAGCCGATCCCGCGCGGCCACAGCATTTATTGACAGAAACCGGGATTGGCTACCGCTTTATATTTTGAATAACTATTCATTTTAATCAGCACCTGTCTTAGTTTTTATTTATTTCTAAATTAACACACCGCTCAAATTAAATTTTGTCGCGGTGAGTTACTATATTAAATAGATAAAAGAACAATCCATTTACAAAAAAGTCACAATACAGCAGATTGACCTGCGATATGCATAAGTAGTGACTAATTATTTCTGCAATGATCGATATTTATTGATCTTGTTCACAGAATAAGCCGCATTCCTGGATAAAATGGCTGTACCTTCAGTTAATCAGTGAAAGGTACATATCATGGAAAACAATAACCGAATGATGCCACACATAAGGCGGACAACACATATTATGATGTTTGCCCACCGCAACAGCTTTGATTTTCACTTCTTTAATGCCCGGTAGTCATCCGACTACGACGGGCGCTTCAGCATACAGGTCATCCTGAATCCTCGTTAATGCAGGCACACGCCTGTAGCTCATTGCGCTCATCTGAATAGATCCTTTATTTCCAGCAACCGGGCTGGCGGGATTTATTACATCTAAAAAAAAGCAACCTACTGATTTATTCATCAGCGGAGTGGTATTGCTTTTTTTCCGGAATAATCAGTTTCTCATTAGGGAAATTGAGGACCTGTTATTACCTGAAATTAAAGAGATTAAAAATGACTGAATTAAAAATCGCGGTTAGCCGTACTTGCCCTGACTGTTTTTCAACTCAGCGCAGCATTGTAAATACTTCTGAAACCGATTTTATTGACGTTGCCGCCGTTGTCCTCACTATCGAAGATGTTGAATGCGGGATGCTCGATAAATTAAATTCCACCGGCTATAACATTCCGGTATTTATTTCTATTAATAGAGACGAAGTAGTCCCGTCAGAATACCTGGCGCGCGTCCAGGGCGTATTCGAACACGACGAAACCCGCAATGAGTTCTATGGTCGTCAACTGGAAGCCGCGGCACTGAAATATGAAACTCAGTTGCGCCCGCCGTTCTTCCGTGCGCTGGTCGATTACGTGAAGCAAGGCAACAGCGCCTTTGATTGCCCTGGGCACCAGGGCGGTGAATTCTTCCGTCGTCACCCGGCCGGTAACCAGTTCGTGGAATTCTTCGGCGAAACCCTGTTCCGCTCTGACCTGTGCAACGCCGATGTCGCCATGGGCGACCTGCTGATTCACGAAGGCGCGCCGTGCACCGCACAGCAGCACGCGGCAAAAGTATTTAACGCCGATAAAACCTACTTCGTCCTGAACGGTACCTCCTCCTCAAACAAAGTGGTGCTGAATGCGCTGCTGACCCCAGGGGATCTGGTGTTGTTTGACCGTAACAACCACAAATCTAACCACCACGGCGCGCTGTTGCAGGCTGGTGCGACGCCGGTTTACCTGGAAACCGCACGTAACCCGTACGGCTTCATCGGCGGTATTGATGCGCACTGCTTCGAAGAAGAGTATCTGCGTAATCTGATAGGCGAAGTGGCGCCGAAACGTGCGCACGATGCCCGTCCGTTCCGCCTCGCCGTGATCCAGTTAGGCACCTACGACGGTACCATTTATAACGCCCGTCAGGTGGTGGATAAGATTGGTCACCTTTGCGACTACATCCTGTTTGACTCCGCGTGGGTTGGCTACGAGCAGTTCATTCCGATGATGGCGGATTGCTCCCCGCTGCTGCTGGATCTGAACGAAAACGATCCGGGTATCCTGGTGACGCAGTCCGTTCACAAGCAACAAGCCGGTTTCTCGCAGACGTCGCAAATCCATAAAAAAGACAGCCATATCAAAGGCCAGTCCCGCTACGTTCCGCATAAGCGTCTTAACAACGCCTTTATGATGCATGCCTCCACCAGCCCGTTCTACCCGCTGTTTGCGGCCCTGGATATCAACGCCAAAATGCACGAAGGCGAAAGCGGCCGTAACATGTGGATGGACTGCGTGGTCAATGGCGTCAATGCCCGTAAGATGATCCTCGACAGCTGCAAACATATTCGCCCGTTTGTGCCGACGATGGTCGACGGTAAACCGTGGCAGTCTTACGATGCCGCTACCATTTCCAGCGATCTGCGTTTCTTCCAGTTTGGTCCTGGCGAACGCTGGCATGCCTTTGAGGGTTATGCCGCAAATCAGTACTTCGTTGATCCATGTAAACTGCTGCTCACTACCCCTGGCATCAATACCGCCAGCGGCGAATATGAGTCGTTTGGCGTTCCGGCGACCATTCTTGCCAACTTCCTGCGTGAAAATGGCGTGATCCCGGAAAAATGCGACCTCAACTCCATCCTGTTCCTGCTGACTCCGGCTGAAGATATGGCCAAGTTGCAGCAACTGGTTGCGCATCTGGTGCGTTTCGAACAACTGCTCGAATCCGATGCGCCGCTGAAGGATGTTCTGCCGTCCATCTACAATCAACATAAAGAGCGTTATGCCGGGTATACCCTACGCCAGCTGTGTCAGGAGATGCACAACCTGTACGCTCGTCACAACGTTAAGCAGCTACAAAAAGAGATGTTCCGTAAATCACACTTCCCGCGCGTCAGCATGAATCCGCAGGATGCCAACTACGCCTATCTTCGTGGCGAAGTTGACCTCGTGCCGCTGCCGCAAGCCGAAGGACGCATTGCCGCTGAAGGCGCACTTCCTTACCCGCCAGGCGTGCTGTGTGTAGTCCCGGGCGAAATCTGGGGTGGTGCCGTTCTGCAGTATTTCACAGCACTGGAAGAAGGTATCAACCTGCTGCCTGGTTTCGCGCCAGAGCTGCAAGGGGTCTATATCCAGGAACATGAAGGTCGCAAAGAAGTGTGGTGCTACGTCATCACGCCTCGCGACACCAAAGGGGAAAAATTATGAGTGGTAAATCCAATAAGATGGGCGTTGTACAGCTCACCATCCTGACGATAGTGAACATGATGGGCTCCGGCATCATCATGTTGCCCACCAAACTGGCGGAAGTGGGGACTATCTCCATTATCTCCTGGCTGGTCACTGCGGTAGGATCGACGGCGCTGGCGTACGCTTTCGCCAAATGCGGGATGTTCAGCCGCAAATCAGGCGGGATGGGCGGTTATGCCGAATATGCTTTCGGTAAATCCGGTAACTTCATGGCGAACTACACCTACGGCGTATCACTGCTGATCGCCAACGTGGCTATCGCCATCTCCGCAGTCGGCTACGGCACCGAGTTGATCGGTGCCACCCTGTCGCCGGTACAGATTGCACTGGCTACCATCGGGGTGCTGTGGCTGTGCACTGTCGCTAACTTCGGCGGCGCACGTATCACCGGTCAGATCAGTAGCGTGACCGTGTGGGGGGTTATCATCCCGGTGGTGGGTCTGTGCGTTATCGGCTGGTTCTGGTTCAGCCCGACCCTGTACGCCAACTCCTGGAACCCGCATAACGTGCCGTTCTTCAGCGCAGTAGGCTCATCCATCGCCATGACGCTGTGGGCCTTCCTCGGTCTGGAATCTGCCTGCGCCAACATGGATGTGGTGGAAAACCCGGAACGTAACGTGCCGATCGCCGTACTGGGCGGTACGCTGGGTGCGGCGGTGATTTACATCGTCTCCACCAACGTGATTGCCGGTATCGTGCCGAACATGGATCTGGCGAACTCTACCGCGCCGTTCGGTCTGGCGTTTGCGCAGATGTTCACTCCGGAAGTCGGTAAAGTGATCATGGCGCTGATGGTGATGTCCTGCTGCGGCTCGCTGCTCGGCTGGCAGTTCACTATCGCACAGGTCTTTAAATCTTCTGCAGATGAAGGTTATTTCCCGAAAGTCTTCTCCCATGTCTCTAAAGCGAATGCACCGCTGAAGGGGATGCTAACCATCGTGATCCTGCAGTCGGTTCTGTCACTGATGACCATTAGTCCGTCGCTGAACAGCCAGTTCAACGTACTGGTTAACCTGGCGGTGGTGACCAACATCATTCCTTACATTCTGTCGATGGCCGCGCTGGTCATTATTCAGAAAGTGGCGAATGTGGATGCAGGCAAAGCCCGTGTCGCGAACGTGGTGGCGTTCGTCGGTGCCCTGTACAGCTTCTACGCGCTCTACTCCTCAGGGGAAGAAGCGATGCTGTGGGGCGCGCTGGCGACCTTCCTCGGCTGGACGCTGTACGGTCTGGTATCACCGCGCTTCGAACTTAAAAACAAACACAGTTAATCTGTTCTCCCGGCAGCGGCTATGCCCGCTGCCGCCATCACGTAATGTAAAACAGGCTCCTTGCGGAGCCTGTTCTTTTTTACGCGTTTTTCAGCACTTCGCTGACAATTTCTACCGCTTCTTTCTCAATTTTGCGGCGATGTTCTTCGCCAAGGAAACTTTCGCAATAGATTTTGTAGGCATCTTCCGTGCCAGACGGACGCGCAGCAAACCAGCCGTTGTCAGTCATCACTTTCAGACCGCCGATGGACGCCCCGTTGCCCGGAGCTGCCGTCAGGCGGGCGGTGATCGGGTCACCGGCCAGCGTGCTGGCGCTCACCATTTCCGGCGACAGCTTAGACAGGGCCGCTTTCTGCGCGGATGTCGCCGCCGCCTGCAGACGGTTGTAGCTCGGCGCGCCAAAGCGCTGGGCCAGCTCATCATAATGCTGCTGCGGGTTCTTACCGGTGACCGCGGTAATTTCAGCCGCCAGCAGGCACATGATGATGCCGTCTTTATCCGTCGACCATGGCGTACCGTCGAAACGCAGGAAAGAAGCCCCTGCGCTCTCTTCGCCACCGAAGCCGAAGCTGCCGTCGAACAGACCATCAACGAACCATTTGAAGCCTACCGGCACTTCCACCAGCTTGCGGCCCAGGTCGTTAACCACACGGTCAATCATTGCGGAAGAGACCAGCGTCTTACCGACCGCCACGTCTTTGCCCCACTGCGGACGATTCCGGAACAGGTAATTGATTGCTACCGCCAGGTAATGGTTCGGGTTCATCAGCCCTGCCGGGGTGACGATGCCGTGACGGTCGTAATCCGGATCATTGGCAAACGCCAGGTCAAACTTGTCGCGCAGCGCCAACAGGCCCGCCATCGCGCACTCGGAAGAGCAGTCCATACGGATAGCGCCGTCTTTGTCGAGATGCATAAAGCGGAAGGTCTGATCGACCTGATCGTTCACGATGGTGAGATCAAGTTTGTAGAATTCAGCAATGCGTTTCCAGTATTCGATCCCGGAGCCGCCGAGCGGATCAACGCCCAGTTTCAGGCCCGCTTTCTGGATAGCCGCCATATCGACGATATCCGCGAGGCCCTCAACAAACGGCTGCACCAGATCCAGCGCCTTCACGCGGCCGCTTTTCCAGGCGTCATCCAGCGTGATGCGTTTAACGTCTTTCAGACCGTTCGCCAGCAACTGGTTCGCGCGGTCTTCAACCACTTTGGTGACGTTAGTGTCCGCTGGGCCGCCATTGGGCGGGTTGTACTTGATGCCGCCGTCTTCCGGCGGGTTATGCGATGGCGTAATCACAATACCATCCGCCAGCGCGCCGCCTTTTTTGTTGTGAACCAGAATGGCGTTTGAAACGGCAGGCGTCGGCGTAAAGCCGTTCTCTTCCTGCACGATGATATCAACGCCGTTGGCGGCCAGTACTTCAAGCACAGAAATGAACGCCGGTTCCGACAGCGCGTGAGTATCCTTGCCCACGAAGCACGGTCCGGTGATGCCGTTTTTGGCGCGGTCTTCAGCGATAGCCTGGGCAATCGCCAGAATATGCTGTTCGTTAAAGCTGTGACGTTCGGCGCTGCCACGGTGACCGGACGTACCGAATTTCACCGCATGTTCAACATTATTGACATCCGGTTTCAGCACATAGTACTGAGACGTCAGCTGAGCGACGTTAATCAAATCACTTTGTTGTGCAGGCTGACCTGCACGCGGATGGTTTGCCATTGCCTGGTCCTTCTTATGCAAGGGTTAAATTGTGCCGCAAACCTTTTCAATCAATTCCGCGGGGAACTGCATTGACTGCATGATGTGCTCGATCATGCTGCATTTACGGCCCGTATTCGTGTTGGTTATCACCCAGTATGGCGTATCAGGCACCTGTTTGGGCTTTGTTTGATTGCCATTTTTCAGCAGCGTTTGCTCGTCCGCCGCGAAATAAACCCGGGTACGACCGTGGAGCGATTCCGTCGCATCGGCAAACGCGCTGTTGTCCAGTTTCCAGAGCGTGGAGAGCACCAGCATAAAGCGGTTTACCGCTTTCTTTTGTTCTGCGTATTCATCAGAAAGCAGCAGTTCACGCATAGCGCGAACGTTGTCTTTCTTCGGGTTGGCAGATTTAGCGTCGGTGACCGGCGCCTGAGCGATTGCGGGTGCTGAAACCGTGCGGGTGGCCGGAGCAGCGGTTTGCGTTACGGCGGAAAACTTGAGCATACGCCGTAAAATGTCGGATGCGGTCTCGCCAATGTGCTGCGTGTGGCTGG from Trabulsiella odontotermitis includes the following:
- the kdpA gene encoding potassium-transporting ATPase subunit KdpA encodes the protein MAAQGFLLIAGFLLVLFILSRPLGTLLARMINDTPLPGVAGVERGIWRLLGIRPQEMGWRQYLMALLLLNIFGLVVLFVLLMCQGVLPLNPQNLPGLSWHLALNTAVSFVTNTNWQSYSGETTMSYLSQMAGLTVQNFLSAATGIAVIFALTRAFARRSATTLGNAWVDLTRITLWVLLPLSLVIALFFIQQGALQNLLPYQPFTSLEGAKQLLPMGPVASQEAIKMLGTNGGGFFNANSSHPFENPTALTNFVQMLAIFLIPAALCFAFGDAVGDRGQGRTLLWAMSIIFVVAVAVVMWAETQGNPHLMALGADSNINMEGKESRFGILASSLFAVITTAASCGAVNAMHDSFTALGGMVPMWLMQIGEVVFGGVGSGLYGMLLFVLLAVFIAGLMIGRTPEYLGKKIDVREMKMTALAILVTPTLVLLGTALAMMTDAGRSGMLNPGTHGFSEVLYAVSSAANNNGSAFAGLSANTPFWNCLLAFCMFFGRFAIIVPVMAIAGSLVTKKIQPASTGTLPTHGALFVGLLIGTVLLVGALTFIPALALGPVAEHLSLF
- the kdpB gene encoding potassium-transporting ATPase subunit KdpB, which produces MSRKPMALFEPSLVRQALIDSVKKLSPDIQWRNPVMFIVWIGSVLTTVLAIAMATGHLTGDAFFTGAVSLWLWFTVLFANFAEAMAEGRSKAQANSLRGVKKTAFARKLRAPHHGAQVDHVPADELRKGDVVLVEAGDIIPCDGEVIEGGASVDESAITGESAPVIRESGGDFASVTGGTRILSDWLVVQCSVNPGETFLDRMIAMVEGAQRRKTPNEIALTILLVALTIVFLLATATIWPFSTWGGAAVSVTVLVALLVCLIPTTIGGLLSAIGVAGMSRMLGANVIATSGRAVEAAGDVDVLLLDKTGTITLGNRQASDFLPTRGTDERTLADAAQLASLADETPEGRSIVVLAKQRFNLRERDVQQLHATFVPFTAQTRMSGINIDNRMIRKGSVDAIRRHVEANNGHFPADVDQLVESVARQGATPLVVVEGANVLGVIALKDIVKGGIKERFAQLRKMGIKTVMITGDNRLTAAAIAAEAGVDDFLAEATPEAKLALIRQYQAEGRLVAMTGDGTNDAPALAQADVAVAMNSGTQAAKEAGNMVDLDSNPTKLIEVVHIGKQMLMTRGSLTTFSIANDVAKYFAIIPAAFAVTYPQLGVLNVMHLHSPASAILSAVIFNALIIVFLIPLALKGVSYKPLTASAMLRRNLWIYGLGGLLVPFVGIKIIDLLLTLLGLV
- the kdpD gene encoding two-component system sensor histidine kinase KdpD, whose translation is MTEEPLRPDPDRLLEQTASPHRGKLKIFFGACAGVGKTYAMLAEAQRLRAQGLDILTGVVETHGRKETAAMLTGLATQPLKRIAYRGRYVLEFDLDAALARRPALILMDELAHSNAPGSRHPKRWQDVEELLEAGIDVFTTVNVQHLESLNDVVSGVTGIQVRETVPDPFFDAADEVVLVDLPPDDLRQRLNEGKVYIGGQAERAIENFFRKGNLIALRELALRRTADRVDDQMRAWRDRQGQEKVWHTRDAILLCIGHNTGSEKLVRTAARLAAKLGSVWHAVYVETPALHRLPEEQRRAILSALTLAQELGAETATLSDPSEDRAVLRYAREHNLGKIVIGRYSKRRWFNRSGFADRLAAHAPDLDLMVVALDEKPANLPSRASDTRPWREKWRVQLRGCAVAVALCAIITLVASQWLTAFDATNLVMIYLLGVVLVALFFGRWPSVLATVINVMSFDIFFVAPRGTLAVSDVQYLLTFGVMLTVGLVIGNLTAGVRYQARIARYREQRTRHLYEMSKALAVGRSVTDIAVTSEQFIQSTFDARSQVLLPDANGKIVPLTQQQGMTPWDSAIARWSFDKGQPAGAGTDTLPGVPYQILPLISADKTHGLVVVEPSNLRQLMIPEQQRLLETFTLLVANALERLALTASEEQARLASERESIRNSLLAALSHDLRTPLTVLFGQAEILTLDLASEGSKHAPQANEIRQHVLNTTRLVNNLLDMARIQSGGFNLRKEWLTLEEVVGSALKTLEPGLGGRHINLSLPDPLMLVHVDGSLFERVLINLLENAVKYAGHHAHIGITAKTDNDKLLLDVWDDGPGIPEGQEKAIFGKFARGTKESAIPGVGLGLAICQAIVEVHGGTISAWNRPEGGACFRVTLPLESPPELDDFQEEL
- the kdpC gene encoding potassium-transporting ATPase subunit KdpC; this encodes MSLIRPAFVLLIFLTLVTGGLYPLLTTALGQWWFQDQATGSLIRQGDALRGSRLIGQNFTSPGYFHGRPSATAETPDNPMASGGSNLAVSNPAQDSAIADRVKALRLANPNAAAQVPVELVTASASGLDSQLTPEAVLWQVPRVAHARHLSAEQITKLVRSMTEEPPVGVLGQSVVNINELNMALDALKEE